The Elusimicrobiota bacterium region GAAAGTTGTTTGATGAAGGGATTTTTGCGCAGGGTATCAGGCCTCCGACGGTTCCGGAGGGCAAATCCCGCCTGCGCGTCACCGCCACATCGGAACATTCCAAACAGGCTTTACAAAACGCTTTAGATATATTCAGAAATATCGGAAAAGAATTAGAGGTAATTTAAACATGGACAAGCAGAAGGTTAGGCAGCATTTTTCATCGATTGCGACAGTGTATGATAAGTTTGCTTCTCCCCAAAAAAAATGGGGCGACAAGCTTAGTTCGTCTATCGCAAACGATACCGGTGTTAAAACCGTACTGGATATCGGCATGGGCACAGGCTGTCTAGCCATTGAACTCTCTAAAATATTTAAAGGCGCAAAAATATACGGCTGTGATTTTTCTACATCCATGGTAGAATACGCTAAAGACAAAATAAAAAAAGCAAAATTATCAAATTTCGTATTTGCCGAATCAGATTTTGAAAATATGCCCTACAAAGACAACTATTTTGATATAGCTTTCTCAAATATGTCCCTGCACTGGTCCTCAAATCTTAAAACTGCCTTAAAAGAAGCTTTGAGAGTCGTAAAAAAAGAAGGAAATTTCTATTTTACAATCCCTGGCAAAAACACTTTGCAGGAAATCAAAAAACTCTTCGAAGAAAATAGCATTAACTGGGGCGCAACTCATAACTTTACAGATAAAAAAAGTTTAACATCGCTTTTAAAGGAACTGGGCTGTGAAAACCCTGCCCTGGAAGTATCGGAAGAAAAAATTTCGTTTAAAGATTTCCTTTCTTTCCTTAACTGGCTTAAACTTACCGGCGCAAATACCGGCGTTGATACCGGGCTTAACGGCCTTTCAACAGGCAAGAAATTGATAGCTTTAAATAAAAAAAATAATTCTAAATTCGATGTAACCTTTGAAATTCTTTTTGTGAGGGCACGTAAATGAAAACAAACTTTAGTATCGGCGGCAAGACTACAGTTTTGATTATCAGATTCATTATGCGGGAGGGCCCATGAAGAATTTTATTTTTCTTACTACTGCTTCTCAAGTTAAAGGTAAACCAGGCAAATAAACATGAACCGCGGGATATTTGTGGTTGGAACTGATACAGGTGTCGGGAAAACGTTTATTGCTGCGGCAATTGCGGCTGGTTTGAAAAACCGCGGTATTAATGTCGGAGTTATGAAACCTGTTCAATCCGGCGGGACGGACGCACAAACCCTTATAAAAGCTGCCGGAGTAAATGATCCGCTTGATTTAGTTTGTCCCTACTCTTTTAAAACGCCTGTTGCACCTGAACTTGCATCGAAACTTGAAAAACACACCATCTCAATTGAGAAAATTGAAAAATCATTCCAAATTTTAAACCAAAAACATGATTTTATGGTTGTTGAAGGCGCCGGCGGGTTTTATGTTCCTTTAAATGATGATTATTTAATCAGTGACCTTGTTGCGGATTTAGGTTTGCCTGTTGTTATTGTTTCCCGCTTAGGGCTTGGAACTATAAACCATACATTGCTCACTATTGAAGCCTGCAAACAAAAAGGAATTGAAATACTAGGAATAATCTTCAATCAAACCGAAAACAAATCTTTATCAATAACCGAAAAAACTAATCCGCAGACAATATCCAAATTATCCGGCATACCAATTTTGGGAATAATTAAATATTCAAAAAATGTGAAATTAAATTTAAGCCCATTCTTACATACAACTCTAAAAAATAAAAAATACCTCAAAGAATGGGACAAAAAGTATATCTGGCATCCGTTTACACAAATGCAAGATTACGAAAAAGAAAAACCAATTATCATTGAAGAAGGCAAAGGTTCCTACATAAAAGATACTGACGGCAAGCGGTATCTTGATGGTGTATCATCGCTTTGGGTGAATGTGCACGGCCACAGAAAAAAAGAACTTGATGAATCCATTAGAAAACAATTGAATAGAGTTGCGCACTCAACACTCCTTGGATTAGGCAACATTCCTTCAATTGAACTCGCAAAAAAACTCATTGAAATTGCGCCTAAAGGCCTGAAAAAAGTTTTCTATTCCGATAGCGGCTCAACAGCGGTGGAAATTGCCCTAAAAATGGCTTTTCAATATTGCCAGCAAACCGGACAAAAGAAAAAAACCAAGTTTATTTCCTTTGTTAACGCCTATCACGGCGATACAGTCGGTTCGGTTAGCGTCGGCGGAATGGATTTATTCCATAAAATTTATAAACCGCTGTTATTTAATACAATAAAATTAAATGCGCCCTATTGTTATAAATGCCACTTGGGCCTAAATTATCCAAATTGTAAATTAAAATGCGTAAATGAACTTGAAAATACATTAAAAAAACAACATCGAGAAATTGCCGGGCTTATTATTGAGCCGCTTATCCAGGGCGCGGCAGGAATGCTGACCCAGCCCCAGGGGTATATAAGGAAGGTTCGTGAGCTTTGCACTAAATACAGCGTGCTTATGCTAGCTGATGAAGTTGCTACAGGTTTCGGCAGAACAGGCAAAATGTTTGCCTGCGAACATGAAAATATATCACCGGATATAATGTGCGTGGCAAAATCAATTACGGGGGGTTATCTCCCCCTGGCGGCGACATTGACTACGCAGGAAATCTATAATGGCTTTCTCGGAGATTCCTCCGAACAAAAAACATTTTTCCACGGCCATACTTATACCGGCAATCCGCTTGCGTGCGCTGTCGCTATTGCCAGCCTGGAACTTTATAAAAAAGAAAAACTGATTTCAAAATTACACAGTAAAATTTCTTTCTTGCGCAATGAACTCAAAAGATTCAATCAGCTTGAGCATGCCGGGGATATCAGGCAA contains the following coding sequences:
- a CDS encoding methyltransferase domain-containing protein, with amino-acid sequence MDKQKVRQHFSSIATVYDKFASPQKKWGDKLSSSIANDTGVKTVLDIGMGTGCLAIELSKIFKGAKIYGCDFSTSMVEYAKDKIKKAKLSNFVFAESDFENMPYKDNYFDIAFSNMSLHWSSNLKTALKEALRVVKKEGNFYFTIPGKNTLQEIKKLFEENSINWGATHNFTDKKSLTSLLKELGCENPALEVSEEKISFKDFLSFLNWLKLTGANTGVDTGLNGLSTGKKLIALNKKNNSKFDVTFEILFVRARK
- the bioA gene encoding adenosylmethionine--8-amino-7-oxononanoate transaminase, yielding MNRGIFVVGTDTGVGKTFIAAAIAAGLKNRGINVGVMKPVQSGGTDAQTLIKAAGVNDPLDLVCPYSFKTPVAPELASKLEKHTISIEKIEKSFQILNQKHDFMVVEGAGGFYVPLNDDYLISDLVADLGLPVVIVSRLGLGTINHTLLTIEACKQKGIEILGIIFNQTENKSLSITEKTNPQTISKLSGIPILGIIKYSKNVKLNLSPFLHTTLKNKKYLKEWDKKYIWHPFTQMQDYEKEKPIIIEEGKGSYIKDTDGKRYLDGVSSLWVNVHGHRKKELDESIRKQLNRVAHSTLLGLGNIPSIELAKKLIEIAPKGLKKVFYSDSGSTAVEIALKMAFQYCQQTGQKKKTKFISFVNAYHGDTVGSVSVGGMDLFHKIYKPLLFNTIKLNAPYCYKCHLGLNYPNCKLKCVNELENTLKKQHREIAGLIIEPLIQGAAGMLTQPQGYIRKVRELCTKYSVLMLADEVATGFGRTGKMFACEHENISPDIMCVAKSITGGYLPLAATLTTQEIYNGFLGDSSEQKTFFHGHTYTGNPLACAVAIASLELYKKEKLISKLHSKISFLRNELKRFNQLEHAGDIRQQGMMVGIELVKDKTTKKEYGWEEKIGIRVVNEARKHGVILRPLGSVIVLMPPLNISTKELKTLLDATFKSIKTTTVNLCNPLEL